Genomic window (Paenibacillus sp. PK3_47):
AGTCAAGGGGGACATTGATGCGGCTGTGCGTGCGACCCGTGACGCTGAACGCCGGCGGATCCATCTGTTCATTTCCTCCTCTGACATCCACCTGCGCCATCAGCTCCGTAAAAGCAGACCGGAGGTCGTTGCCGCTGCCCGTGAGATGACAGCCTATGCCCGCCAATTCTGCGATATTGTGGAGTTCACCGCGATGGATGCCGCCCGAACCGGCATTGATGATCTGATCGAGATGGTAGAGGCGGTCATTGAGGAAGGGGCGACGATCATCAACCTGCCGGATACGGTCGGTTATGCGCTGCCCCAGGAATACGGCGAGATGTTCCGGCGGGTACGGCTGGGAGCCAGAGGCGGGGATAAGGTCAGCTACAGCGCCCACTGCCATAATGATCTTGGGCTTGCCGTTGCGAACAGTCTGGCTGCCATTGAAGGCGGGGCTACCCAAATTGAAGTAACCGTTAACGGGGTGGGTGAACGTACAGGGAACTGTGCATTGGAGGAACTGGTCATGGCTCTGGAAACCCGTGGTGATGTTCTGGGTGCCGAAACGGGGATCGTACTGGAGAAGCTGTATGATACGTCGCGGATGATTAGCGGAGCAATGCATTTTCCGGTCGCCTATAACAAACCCGTCGTCGGCAGAAATGCCTTTCAGCATGAATCCGGGATTCATCAGGACGGCTTGCTGAAGGACCGCAGCACCTATGAGATCATGGACCCTGAACGGCTGGGCATCCCGCGCAGCATGATTATTCTGGGCAAGCACTCGGGCCGGCATGCACTGAAGGACCGGGCGGCGAAGTATGGAATTCACCTGGATGCGAAGGAGCTGGATGCGCTCTACGAATCCTTCAAGGAAACTGCTGACCGGCAAAAGGCAGTCAGCGACGACGAATTGCTGCGGATGGTCAGCAGCACCACCGGACAGCAGGCTCAGGTCTATGAGCTCGGCGAGGTTCAGGTGCTGGCCGGCAGTGCGCCGCGCCGCGTAGCTGCAGTAACTGTGCGGCACCTCAGAAGCGGTACAGAAACCTCGCATACCAGCACCGGCAACGGACCGCTCGAGGCGATCATTGCCGCAATCGGTCAGGGCATCACAGAGGAAATCGAGTTTTCCGGCCTGGAGCTGCATTCACTGGGCAGCGGCGAACACGCCCAGGCGGAAGCTGCAGTTATGGTAGAGTGGGAAGGCACTAAATTCCGGGGCACGGCGATTCATCAGGATATTGTAATGGCGGCAGGGAATGCCTATATTGCAGCCTGTAATTCGGCACTGCTCTCTGCGCAGGAAGTAACGGCAGCAGCGGCTGGTGTTAAGAGCGCTGAATAAGAACAGCGGAGAGACCTCAGCCGGTGCAGTTGCATACGGCTGAGGTCCTTTTTGATGCGCCGGAGGCAATCATGCTTTTGCTGTTATTTGATAGCGAAAAAGATAGAAAAATGACGAATGCGTCTTTTGTCAAGATGTGGACAAAGTTATCCACATATTCTCTCTGTATTGTGTAAAAACCGTGTAAAATCAGCAATTACGCCTGTTTTTTTTACGGCAAAACTGCGGATATATATAAGCTGTTTAATTTGTGGAAATTGTGGATAATGTGGATAATTCGGTGGATAAAAAGTTCTTGACAAATAAAATAGCGATTTAAAGCCTAAAAAAAGGCCCCGGGGGCCTTTTTAGGTTGTGAGTTATACACGGAAACTGTGGATGAGCTTGTGTATAACTGTTTATGAACAATTTGAAAACTCTTAAAAAATATTTAATTAACGCATTTACATTATTCGTCAGCAAGTTTTTCCCATTCGTTAAATAATTCTCCAAGAGCAGTCTTTTTGGTTTTCAGGTCATTTTCATGCTCCTGCAAAGCGACATAATCCTGGTATACCTCCGGTTTGGTCATCTCAGTTTCGACAGCGGCAATCTCTTCTTCCAGGCGTGAGATGTTCTCTTCCAGCTCGGTAATCCGCCGCTGGCGGCTGCGCTCCTCGCGTTTGGCCTGCTTGTCTGCTTCATAGGAAGAGGCTGTGCCTTTCTCTGCAGCAGGAAGCTCGGCAGCGGCAGTTCTGGCTGCTTTGGCGGAAGCCAGCTCCGCTTCTTCCAGGGCGATGGCTTCGAGCTCTTTTTTCTTATTAATATAGTCATCGTAGTTGCCAAGATATTGGTCAATACCTGAGGGATGAAGCTCCAGCACGCGTTCGGCCATTTTGTTAAGAAAGTAACGGTCATGAGATATGAAGAGCAGGGTGCCTTCAAAATCGATCAATGCCGCTTCCAGTACCTCGCGGCTGACCAGATCCAGGTGGTTGGTGGGCTCATCGAGAATGAGCATGTTGGCGCCGCGCAGCATTAGCTTGGACAGGGCTACACGTGCCTTTTCGCCGCCGCTCAGGGAAGCGACCTTCTTCAGGACATCTTCTCCGCTGAACAGGAAGTTGCCGAGAATGGTGCGGATACGCGCTTCTTCCAGCATCGGATATTCACTCCAGAGCTCTTCCAGCACGGTGTTCTTCGGATTAAGCCTGGTCTGCTCCTGATCGTAGTAGGCAATCTTTACTTTGGCTCCCCAGTTAACGGTGCCAGCCGATGGCTCGCGTGTGCCTGTCAGGCACTGCAGCAGGGTAGATTTGCCGATTCCGTTCGGTCCGATAAGCGCTGCTGTCTCGCCCCGGCGCAGCTCAAAGCCGGCGTTCCGGAAGAGCGGAGCCGCATCTTCGCTAAAGGCCACGGCCACATCACGGACCTGAAGCACCTCTTTACCGGACATGAAATCGGGCTCAAAGGAGAAGCTGGCCTTTTTGAGGTCACCAAGCGGCTTGTCGATACGGTCCATTTTTTCCAGCGCTTTACGCCGGCTTTGCGCACGTTTGGTGGTGGAGGCACGCACGATGTTGCGCTGTACGAAATCCTCCATGCGTGAAATCTCTTCCTGCTGCTTCTCATACTGCTTCATGCGGATTTCGTATTCCGCTGCCTTCAGTTCCATGTAACGGCTGTAATTCCCCGTGTAACGCCGGGACTGATGCCGTTCAATCTCGACGATGGTTGTCACCAGGCGGTCAAGAAAATACCGGTCATGGGAGACAACCAGGATGCCGCCCGCGTAGCTGCGCAGGTAATCCTCCAGCCAGGTCAGCGTTTCGATATCTAGATGGTTGGTTGGCTCATCCAGCATGAGCAGGTCCGGAGCCTGAAGCAGAATGCGGGCCAGGGCCAGACGTGTCTTCTGCCCTCCGCTGAGCGTAGCGATGGGCGTATCCGGTGCGAACTCGCCGAAGCCCATGCCGTGCAGTACACTGCGTATCCGTGTGTTCATTTCATAGCCGCCATGGTCCTTGAACCAGTCCGAGCGTTTGGCATAACGGTCCAGAAGATCCTCATAGCGCTTGGGATCGTCCGCCAGCTTGGGGTCGGCGATATCGGCTTCCATCTGCCGCAGCTCCGCTTCCGCTTCAATCAACGGGGCGAAGACGGCCAGCATTTCCTCCTGAATCGTCTTGTCGGACTGCAGGCCGCTGTTCTGGGCCAGATAGCCGATGGTTGTTTCTTTGGATTTATGAATTTGCCCGCTGTCAAAAGACATCTCGCCTGCGAGGATCTGCAGGAAGGTGGATTTACCGGCACCGTTGACGCCGACCAGACCGACCCGTTCTTTTTCATTCACCTGCAGGCTTATGCCGTCCAGCACGCTCTGAATACCATATGATTTTGTAATACCTGTCGCTTGAAGAAGCATACCGATGAAACCTCCGCCCTTGCATATTTCGCCGTGACGCTCTCCGCCCGGCTGTAATTTTCTTATATTATAGTTTACATGAAAAGCGTTTGCGGCGCGAGGGGGCCGGGATTTTGCCGGTTTATCCAGGCCAGCGGGAATACAGATGCAAATTTGGAGACTGCTTTTGGTATATGTGTATACGATATTGAATAATTGCTTCGCCTAACAAGCACACTCTTACAACCTTGGCGAATTGGAGAGAAGAGTGGTAAACTGAGTTTACAAACTATGATAAGCTAGGTACATGATAAAGAGGAGGCGGCTGCCTATGACAGGCCCGGGTGTCCCGCTCGCCGAGTGGAAGCGGGAACTTCGCGCGGAAAGAGCGGCCGTCCGTGACAAGCTGACTGTGGAGCAGAGGTCCTCCTGGTCTTCCCGAATCTGCAGTCTCGCATGGCAGTGGTTCCGCGGAGAAGGGGCGTCTGCCATGCTCGCATACGTCCCTTTTCGTTCGGAAGTGGATACCCGTCTGCTTATCGAGGAGTGCTGGGCCGGCGGTAATATGGTGCTGCTTCCGCGGGTGATCCGCTCCGGCGGGATGATGAGCCTGCATGCAGTGAGCTCCTGGGAGGAGCTTGCACCCGGTGCTTACGGGATCCTGGAGCCGGCCGCCGCCAGTACCGGGCATACAGAGCAGGACCTGATGCCGGAGGTTGTTTTTGTGCCGGGTTTGGCTTTTGACATCAAAGGCGGGCGGCTGGGTTATGGTGCGGGCTACTATGACCGGATGAGGGCTGCCTGGGAAGGCCGGTATCCGCTCAAGCCGCCGCTGTGGGTGGGACTTGCTTACGGCGTCCAGCTGCTGACGGAAGTGCCTATGGATGACCATGATGCCTATATGGACATGCTGATTACGGAGGATGGGATCATTCATTGCCGGAAGGAGAAGTAACATGGAGTTAACTCATTTTAATGAGCAGGGGCGGGCCCGCATGGTGGATGTCAGTGACAAGGAGATCACCAAACGGTCCGCTTCGGCACGAAGCAAGGTGAAGATGGAGCAGCAGACGCTTGCTGCGATTAAGGCGGGCAAGATCGGCAAGGGTGATGTGCTTGCTGTGGCTCAGGTTGCCGGAATTATGGCTGCCAAAAAAACCTCAGACTATATTCCGATGTGCCATCCGCTTCCGCTGACCGGAATTGATATCAGCTTCTCGGATAACAGCAAAGATGAACTTTATATAGAAGCAACTGTCAAAACAACCGGGAAAACCGGTGTGGAGATGGAGGCGCTGACTGCTGTTTCAGTGGCGGCGTTGACTGTGTACGACATGTGCAAGGCACTGCAAAAGGATATGATAATCGGCCCAACCTTGCTTTCGTCCAAAAGCGGCGGCAAAAATGGGGATTACGTACTGGAAGAATAGCAGGAGGGCTGCAGTAAACGGCTGCCCGTACATATTATATAGAGAGGGAGGGACAACCTATGGCGTGGAAAACAGCAATCCTGACGGCCAGTGATAAGGGGGCCAGAGGCGAACGGGAAGACACGAGCGCCCAGGTTATTCGGGAGCTGGTGGAAGAAGAGCTTGGCGGAGAGATTATCGAGTACCGGATCGTTCCGGATGAGCAGGATGAAATTATTGCTGCTTTGATTGAATTGACGGATTATTTTCAGGCTGACCTCGTGCTGACTACGGGAGGAACGGATCTGGCAATCCGCGATGTTACACCTGAAGCTACAAGACGTGTGATCGAGAGGGAGGTACCCGGTCTCTCTGAAGCGATGCGGAGCACAGTGATGCAGAAGAACCGGGCAGCTATGCTGTTCCGCGGAATATGCGGGATCCGCGGCAGAACGCTGATTGTCAATTTGCCGGGTACACCCAAGGGTGTGCATGAAAATTTGGCGGCAATTATGGATCAGCTGCCTGAAGCTTTGTTAATGGTAACCGGCCAGTACCGCCAATAGACGGCCCGGCCTCACCCGGTTGCAAGAAAACGTCCTGGAAAGCCGATGGATGTGTGACATAAGTTATGGTATTATTAAGATATTGTTAACGATATCATGAACGGATCTAATCGGTGAGGAGGAATAACATGAGTGGTATTGGTGCTCCCGGGATTATATTACTGGTTATCTTAGCATTGTTGCTCTTCGGGCCGAGCAAGCTGCCTGAGCTTGGCAGGGCGGTAGGACGTACTTTCCGTGAATTCAAGGACGGTGCCCGTGAAATTATCAGTGAACCTGAACCGGCTAAGAAAAGCGAGTCTTCCGTGCCGTCTCAGGCCCCGCAGACGGTCGCTGCTGAACTCCCGCAGAACAGACGCCTGCCGGAATAATACGATCCACACACAGGGGCGTTAGTCTCAGTTCTGCTTCAGACTGGGATGACGCTCTTTTTTTACGTATCAGGAAGTATATATCCATACATATGTCCTTTAGGTGGTGTCTGTCATGTCTCTGGAAGCGGAAGAAATGTCTGTGGTTGAGCATCTTACCGAACTGCGCAGACGGATCATTTATGTGCTGGCTGTTTTTGTGGCGGGGCTGGCAGGAGGATTGTTCGCGGCAAGGCCGGTATACCAGTATCTGATCCACGCTGACCATGCGCAGGGGTTCGTTCTGCATGCTTTTTCCTTTTGGGACGGAATCGGCATGTACATGAAAATTGCTATGGCGGTGTCCCTGGCGGTGTCTCTGCCTTTTATCGTCTACCAGTTATGGGCATTTATCAGCCCCGGCCTGCATCCGGCAGAGCGGAGTGCTGCCTTGCGCTATGTTCCTTATGTGTTTATTTTGTTTATTGCCGGGATTGCATTTGCCTATTACATTGTGTTTCCGATGGCACTTTCGTTCACGATCGCTGTAAATCACAGCATGGGCCTGGAGGAGACGTACGGGATTGCCCAGTATTTCAGCTTCATGTTCACTCTGGTCATTCCGCTGGCCCTGCTGTTCGAGCTGCCGCTGATCGTCATGTTCCTGACCAAGCTGAGAATCCTTAACCCGCTGCGCTTGCGCCGGATGCGCCGCTATGCCTACTTCGCGCTGGTCTTTATCGCCGTAGTGATCACACCGCCCGATTTTATCTCGGATTTTCTGGTGACGATTCCCTTGCTGATCCTGTATGAATTCAGCGTGTTTCTGTCTGCTTTCGTCTACCGCAAGCAGCTTGCGGGGGATGCCGAGCGGGAGGCGCGTTATGTTAGCAAAGAGGGGTAAGGACTGGGATTCCAGGTGGCCGGAGTTGCGGATGCAGCTCCCGCTTGTTCCGCCGGCTGACTGGGGCTGAGTGGGCGGAATGAGCGGGGATTTTCCCGTTCATGTGTGGAAAAGGTTTGGATTGGCTGGAATGAACGGGAATTTTCCCGCTAATAGGGGCAAAAGTTCTGGTTTGGTTGGAATCAACGGGAATTTTCCCGTTCATAGGGGCAAAAATTCTGGATTGGCCGGAATCAACGGGAATTTTCCCGTTCATAGGGGCAAAAGTTCTGGATTGGCTGGAATCAACGGGAATAATCCCGTTCATAGGGGCAAAAATTCTGGATTGGCCGGAATCAACGGGAATTTTCCCGTTCATAGGGGCAAAAATTCTGGATTGGCCGGAATCAACGGGAATTTTCCCGCTGATAGGGGCAAAATTTCTGGATTGGCTGGAATGAACGGGAATTTTCCCGCTAATAGGGGCAAAGCCATAGAGCGATAGCCCACATCCGCCGAAATGAAAGGTATTTATACCTCTGATTCCTACAAATAGCCCGCATCCGCCCAAATGAAAGGTACTTATACCTCTGATTCCGCCAAATAGCCCGTATCCGCCGAAATGAAAGGTATTTATACCTCTGATTCCGTCAGTTAGCCCACATCCGCCGAAATGAAAGGTATTTATACCTCTGATTCCGTCAGTTAATCCACATCCGCCGAAATGAAAGGTACTTATACCTCTGATTCCGCCAGTTAGCCCACATCCGCCCAAATTGAAAGGTACTTATACCTCTGATTCCGCCAAATAGCCCGCATTTCCGAATCCAACCGACTCCTGCTGAATTGCGCCAAACGATCCGCACCAACTGAACCCAACGCTGCATTTCCCGCCATTTCCCTTAAAACAATTTCTTTTTTTCGTCAGGCTTATTCTACTTTGTTCATTGTTCATTCCACCTGCGTCCTTCACCATATCCCTCATTTTTCAAAGTTTTATTGATAAACTCACTCTATTTCTTTAATGAGTTCCTTGCCAGCCTTGCTGCGCCCCCCTAATCAGGCATATTTTATGCCCTGGTGGATAGAATGTATGAGAGTGTGTAAGGGACAACCCGTACAGGCCGAATTTTTACCAAAAATGAATACGATTTTACGCAAAAGGACTTGAAATCCGTCTTCAAGTTGGGTATCATAAAAATTGTTGTTAGCACTAAAGGAGGTTGAGTGCTAACGGTCCTGAGAAATACAGAAACGGCCGGTGTTTTACCGCGTGCGGGACGATATTTCTCACCTGCCGCAGATTCTTTTACCGGAGTCCCGGCATCCCAAACTATGTGTTTAAGCTAAATAACATAATTTCAAAGGAGGCTATTTTTCATGATCAAACCACTAGGTGAACGCGTATTGGTAGAACCAAGCGAGCAAGAGGAAACTACTTCTTTCGGAATCGTACTTCCGGACTCTTCCAAAGAGAAGCCGCAAGAAGGCAAAATTATCGCTGTGGGCAGCGGTGCATTGAAAGACGGAGTGCGCGTGCCTCTGGAAGTTAAAGAAGGCGACCGCGTAATTTTCTCCAAATATGCCGGCACTGAAATCAAATACGAAGGCAAAGAATATTTGATTATGAAAGAAAGCGACATTCACGCGATTCTTGACTAAGAGAACGCTCATAAGTTACATCCCAATTTACTTACAACGGGCATAGCGGCTTAAATAGCAGGCTGTGTCCGGAGAATAGCATGGAATACACACACCAAACTTTAGGAGGTTAATTACACAATGGCAAAAGAAATTAAGTTCAGTGAAGACGCACGCCGCTCGATGCTCCGCGGGGTTGATGCTTTGGCAAACGCAGTTAAGGTAACACTGGGACCTAAAGGCCGCAACGTGGTACTGGAGAAGAAATTCGGCAGCCCGCTCATCACTAACGACGGTGTTACAATCGCCAAAGAAATCGAACTTGAAGATGCATTCGAGAACATGGGTGCACAGCTCGTTAAAGAAGTTGCTACCAAAACTAACGATGTAGCCGGTGACGGTACTACTACTGCAACAGTTCTGGCTCAAGCGATGATCCGCGAAGGTCTGAAGAACGTAACTGCAGGTGCTAACCCGATGGTTATCCGCAAAGGGATCGACAAAGCGGTTAAGGCTGCTGTAGTAGAACTGCAAAACATCGCTAAACCAATCGAGGATTCCCAAGCGATCGCCCAAGTAGCCGCTATCTCTGCTGCTGACGACGAAGTGGGCCAACTGATTGCTGAAGCTATGGAAAAAGTGGGCAAAGACGGCGTTATCACCGTTGAAGAATCCCGCGGCTTCCTGACTGAGCTTGAAGTGGTAGAAGGTATGCAATTCGACCGCGGCTACATTTCCCCGTACATGATTACTGATACGGACAAAATGGAGGCTGTACTCGACAACCCGTACATCCTGATCACTGACAAAAAAATCAGCAGCACCCAAGAAATCCTTCCGCTGCTTGAGAAGATCGTTCAACAAGCACGTCCGCTTGTAATCATTGCTGAAGATATCGAAGGCGAAGCCCAAGCCATGCTGATCGTGAACAAGCTGCGCGGAACCTTCAACGCTGTTGCTGTTAAAGCTCCTGGCTTCGGCGACCGCCGTGAAGCAATGCTGCAGGATATCGCTGCCCTGACAGGCGGCCAAGTGATCACTGAGAAGCTGGGCCTTGACCTGAAGAGCACTTCCATTGAGCAGCTGGGTAACGCACGTCAAGTGCGCGTAACCAAAGAGAACACTACAATTGTTGACGGCAGCGGCGACAAAGCGGACATCAATGCACGCGTTAGCCAAATCCGTTCCCAACTGGAAGAAACCACTTCCGAATTCGACAAAGAAAAACTGCAGGAGCGTCTGGCTAAACTTGCCGGCGGCGTAGCCGTTGTCAAAGTAGGCGCTGCAACTGAAACTGAACTGAAAGAGCGCAAACTGCGCATCGAAGACGCCCTGAACGCAACCCGCGCTGCGGTTGAAGAAGGTATCGTATCCGGTGGGGGTACAGCTCTTGTGAACGTATATAACGCTGTAGCCGCTGTAGAAGTATCCGGCGACGAAAAAACCGGTGTGAACATCGTACTGCGTGCTCTGGAAGAGCCGATCCGTACAATCGCTGCTAACGCCGGCGAAGAAGGTTCCGTTATCGTGGACCGTCTGAAAAAAGAATCCGTTGGCATTGGTTACAACGCTGCAACCGGCGAATGGGTGAACATGTTCGAAGCAGGGATCGTTGACCCTGCCAAGGTAACCCGCTCCGCGCTGCAAAATGCTGCATCCGTAGCCGCTATGTTCCTGACCACTGAAGCTGTTATCGCTGACAAGCCTGAGCCTGAAAAAGGCGGCGGCATGCCGGATATGGGCGGAATGGGCGGAATGGGTGGCATGATGTAAGGGAATCCCCCTCATCCTGGCTTTAAATTCAAATAATTAATCAAAAAGGATCAATAAAACGGTATCTCCGTTTTGTTGATCCTTTTTTAATCCGGAAGGTATTCCTTGCTGGAGAAGGAGATAGAGCTTTCTATACATGAAACAGCGGTTGATAATCACAAGCTGCATATGTATGGTTTACCACCTGCGTGCTAGTCTAGCATAGCTCCACGGTTCAGTACGTCAGCGGCTTTAAGTAAATGGGCTTGAATTAACTGGCTGGCCAGCCTGCTGTCTTGGGCGGATATGGCCTCATATATGGAGTGATGCTCTTGTAGAAGCAGTGCGGCAGAAGACTTGTCTTCAAAAAACCACAGCTGGCGGGTCTTTCCCATCGTTTCGGTTAGTTTAGAGGCAAGGGAGCCCATCAATGTATTAAGCAGTTCATTATGGGAGGCGGCAGCTATAGCAAGATGAAATTCAATATCCGCATGTTCACTCATCTGCGTATTGTTCATGGCCAGGGCATGCTCCATTTGTTCAATAATCACCTTTAACCTCTCAAGATCCTTCTCATTCCGCCGCTCGGCAGCGAAAGCAGCACTGCCGCTTTCAAGCCAAATACGAACCTCCAAGATTTCTTTAACATTTTCCGAATGTTTGAACGGATCATGCGAGTTGCCCGGAGAGGGAGGCAGTACTTTATTCACAAAAGTACCTCCGCCATGTTTAACATCGATCCAGCCCGTCGCCTTTAGTGCACTTAATGCCTCACGAATGGTGGAACGGCCCACTCCAAAAGAGAGACTGAGGTCTACTACGGACGGCAGCTTTTGACCGGGCTGCAAGCGGCCTTCCTCAATCTGGGTAAGAATGGCTCTGCGCACAAGCTCATGTCCCTTTTCAGTTTCTACCTTTATCGGATCCATAATAAATATAACCTCCCGAAGATATAACTATTGACTATAATGTACAACTTTAATACATTATTATCAATAAAAAGTCATCAGATGACCTGCTCACTTTTGCAATGGAGGGATGAATCATGTTGATTGAAACAGCGGTCAGACAATTGCGTGAAAGTGTAGGGGAGCAATTTTTCCGGACAGATCAGGAGGCTTTAATTGCGCATTCCTATGATGGAACGCCTATGCTGCAGGCTTTGCCTGATGGTGTTATTTACCCGGGATCAACAGAGCAGGTTTCAGAAATTATGCAAATAGCCAGCAGCCATCGTATTCCGGTTATAACAAGAGGCTCAGGCTCCAATCTTTGCGGAGGTACAGTACCGTTGCAAGGAGGTATTGTGATGGTTATGCACCGCATGAATAAGATTATTGAGGTTGATATGGAAAACTTAACGGCAGCAGTCCAGCCCGGTGTAATTACAGGACAATTCATTACACATGTTGAAGAACTGGGGTTATTCTATCCGCCAGATCCAAGCAGCATGAAGATCTCTACCATTGGCGGCAATATTGCTGAATGCTCTGGGGGGCTTAGAGGCTTAAAGTACGGAACTACGAAGGATTATGTTCTTGGCTTAACTGCTGTGCTGGCCGATGGCTCCGTCCTCCGCACCGGCGGAAAATTGACCAAGGATGTCGCCGGGTATGACTTGACGAAACTGTTAGTGGGCTCGGAAGGAACCCTTGCCATTATTACAGAAGCGGTTCTCAAGCTTATTCCTCAGCCAAAGACAAAAAAAACGATGGTTGCGATGTATAAGGATATTTACGGCGCAGCGCGTACAGTATCGAAAATTATTAAAAATCAGATTATTCCCGCGACCTTAGAAATATTGGATAATCCGACCATCCGGGTGGTTGATGATTTCGCAAAAATCGGCTTGCCCCTGGATATGGCCGCGATCCTTATTATTGAGCAGGATGGTGAGCCGGAAGTGGTTGAACGTGATATTGAACAAATTCAGCTTATATGCAGGGAAGAACAAGCGGACCGGATTGAAGTAGCGGCTGACCGTAAAGAAGCGGAAAAACTGCTGACTGCCAGACGCAGCGCATTTAC
Coding sequences:
- a CDS encoding FAD-linked oxidase C-terminal domain-containing protein, which encodes MLIETAVRQLRESVGEQFFRTDQEALIAHSYDGTPMLQALPDGVIYPGSTEQVSEIMQIASSHRIPVITRGSGSNLCGGTVPLQGGIVMVMHRMNKIIEVDMENLTAAVQPGVITGQFITHVEELGLFYPPDPSSMKISTIGGNIAECSGGLRGLKYGTTKDYVLGLTAVLADGSVLRTGGKLTKDVAGYDLTKLLVGSEGTLAIITEAVLKLIPQPKTKKTMVAMYKDIYGAARTVSKIIKNQIIPATLEILDNPTIRVVDDFAKIGLPLDMAAILIIEQDGEPEVVERDIEQIQLICREEQADRIEVAADRKEAEKLLTARRSAFTALARLRPTTILEDATVPRSKIADMILRTNAIAKKYNVNIATFGHAGDGNLHPTATTDARDHEEVHRVEAAFAEIFAAAIELGGTITGEHGVGVVKAPYLEWKVGEAGVEVMRGIKSAFDPLNILNPDKMFAKETKKRVVMQRG
- a CDS encoding FadR/GntR family transcriptional regulator; this translates as MDPIKVETEKGHELVRRAILTQIEEGRLQPGQKLPSVVDLSLSFGVGRSTIREALSALKATGWIDVKHGGGTFVNKVLPPSPGNSHDPFKHSENVKEILEVRIWLESGSAAFAAERRNEKDLERLKVIIEQMEHALAMNNTQMSEHADIEFHLAIAAASHNELLNTLMGSLASKLTETMGKTRQLWFFEDKSSAALLLQEHHSIYEAISAQDSRLASQLIQAHLLKAADVLNRGAMLD